A portion of the Zootoca vivipara chromosome 6, rZooViv1.1, whole genome shotgun sequence genome contains these proteins:
- the NCAPH gene encoding condensin complex subunit 2 — protein sequence MSASTPQSAGSKGNASFDSVFVSPGTRRQPLSATGTPVLQNCPGNDDERERKQRRRSRVVDLQFSTESPLFIKSPSNKQAETSLPAIPQLSNAQIADHYSTCIKLSTENKITTKNVFGLHLIDYMTEILKQKDSEPTNFKVAAGTLDASAKIYAAKVDAVHADVYRVLGGLGKHSATAEPVDGLNTGGGVVDSESSKTHLSKRKHQYKTIERNLNNINISDEDHRCEVDPMFQRTAASFDECSTAGVFLTMLHVHSFLSEVLFDSMVIPLPSSMTAEPPTSSHVKVTGFKSILLQCAEKRPICPSLAGFLFTQWDSETHNESVTALLDKFKKSDQAFDINAETDSDPGDYSEDPAENDFDADIPDETVEKDLGEFSKKVESCRLTPGMLRKEVVPLGEGDVRSMSLHLSLKPSEYSYFSPRTMSMWAGPEHWRFKPHHKGDANPEKANKRKAAKKVFEINFEDEIDFEPYFCKTRAATTLSKSTLESQNKKSKTLPADFHYDPDNLTRLFLKPANRLSKVPLQGDSSSHDSEVEEYDYNNPNDTSNFCPALQDGDSDDDDIPVDFVGQNGMFEMTAYPAGEAGQERELHGGIPGANITTYGELNLVAEPQKVNKIDIQYAKTAKKMDMKRLKQGMWLLLTDAQTNETEQENEVMEKDANSSVVSGQKVFSSVIKDLCHRLPSTMAKNLSAPLAFACLLHLANEKNLKLEGVEDLSEVLVLQGD from the exons ATGAGTGCCTCAACGCCGCAGTCTGCCGGCTCTAAAGGAAATGCCTCTTTCGACAGTGTCTTTGTGTCCCCTGGCACTAGGCGGCAGCCTCTTAGTGCCACAGGCACCCCTGTGCTGCAAAACTGCCCTGGGAATGATGATGAGCGAGAGAGGAAGCAGCGTCGGCGCTCCAGAGTGGTTGACTTGCAGTTTAGCACCGAGTCACCTCTGTTTATAAAGTCCCCGTCCAACAA gCAAGCAGAAACATCATTGCCAGCAATTCCACAATTGTCAAATGCCCAAATTGCAGATCATTATTCCACATGCATCAAACTTTCAACAGAAAAT AAAATCACCACGAAGAATGTATTTGGTTTGCACCTTATCGACTACATGACAGAAATACTCAAACAAAAGGACTCTGAGCCCACCAACTTTAAG GTAGCAGCTGGTACCCTGGATGCCAGTGCAAAGATCTATGCAGCAAAAGTTGACGCTGTCCATGCAGATGTTTACAGAGTTCTTGGAGGGCTGGGCAAACATTCTGCAACTGCAGAGCCTGTGGATGGTCTGAATACAG GTGGAGGGGTTGTGGATTCTGAGAGTTCCAAAACACATCTGAGCAAGAGGAAGCACCAGTACAAAACTATTGAACGGAATCTGAATAATATTAATATCTCCGACGAAGATCATAGGTGTGAG GTTGATCCCATGTTCCAGAGAACAGCAGCCTCCTTTGATGAGTGCAGTACGGCTGGTGTTTTCCTCACTATGCTTCATGTACACAGCTTTCTCAGTGAAGTTCTGTTTGATTCCATGGTCATCCCCCTGCCTTCTTCTATGACTGCTGAGCCGCCAACATCTTCTCACGTGAAAGTGACAGGCTTTAAGT CCATCCTTCTGCAGTGTGCTGAAAAGCGCCCCATTTGCCCTTCATTGGCTGGCTTCTTATTTACCCAGTGGGACAGTGAAACCCATAACGAG tcAGTGACTGCTTTGTTGGATAAATTTAAGAAGAGTGACCAGGCATTTGACATCAATGCAGAGACTGATAGTGACCCTGGAGACTATTCTGAGGACCCAGCAGAGAACGATTTTGATGCTGACATCCCGGACGAGACGGTTGAGAAGGACCTTGGAGAGTTCTCCAAAAAGGTGGAGTCATGTAGACTAACACCAGGAATGTTAAG AAAAGAAGTGGTTCCCCTGGGGGAAGGAGATGTCAGGTCCATGTCACTTCATTTGTCCCTGAAGCCCAGCGAGTATTCTTACTTCAGCCCCCGAACCATGTCCATGTGGGCAGGCCCAGAGCACTGGCGGTTCAAGCCTCACCATAAAG GTGATGCCAACCCTGAGAAAGCAAACAAAAGAAAGGCTGCCAAAAAAGTATTTGAGATAAACTTTGAAGATGAGATTGATTTTGAGCCTTACTTCTGCAAAACAAGG GCAGCTACTACTCTGTCCAAGTCAACCCTTGAAAGTcaaaacaagaaaagcaaaacTCTTCCTGCAGACTTCCACTATGATCCAGACAACCTCACCCGCCTCTTTCTTAAGCCAGCCAATAGG CTGTCAAAGGTGCCACTGCAGGGTGACTCGTCCAGTCACGACAGTGAGGTCGAAGAGTATGATTACAACAACCCCAATGACACCTCCAATTtctgtcctgcattgcag gatGGTGACAGTGATGACGACGACATTCCTGTGGACTTTGTGGGCCAGAATGGGATGTTTGAAATGACAGCCTATCCTGCAGGAGAGGCAGGGCAGGAGAGAGAGCTCCATGGAGGCATCCCTGGGGCCAACATCACCACCtatggggaattgaacctggtgGCTGAGCCACAGAAG GTGAACAAGATTGATATTCAGTATGCAAAGACTGCCAAAAAGATGGACATGAAGAGGCTAAAGCAGGGCATGTGGTTGCTCCTGACTGATGCCCAGACAAATGAAACTGAGCAAGAG AATGAAGTCATGGAGAAAGATGCTAACTCTTCAGTCGTATCTGGTCAGAAGGTCTTCAGCAGCGTTATCAAGGATCTATGTCATAG ACTGCCTTCCACGATGGCAAAGAACTTGTCTGCACCACTGGCATTTGCTTGCCTCCTGCATCTGGCAAATGAAAAG AACCTGAAGCTAGAAGGTGTGGAAGACTTGTCTGAAGTCTTAGTGCTGCAAGGAGATTAA
- the NEURL3 gene encoding E3 ubiquitin-protein ligase NEURL3 isoform X2, producing the protein MGACICPLEGSDGPSQPPNGPLFFHPYLKGSQVIMDESHCIASRTATFCNGIVFSSRPIELYEKVTLKILKEESRWTGGLRVGFTWQDPSLLEPSVLPPYICPDLVNQGRCRAGVLPEECEAEGTIVSFWVDNQGYVYCSTNEKPEGFLVISGVLVTSPLWAVVDIYGRTKALQLLDPSSLPTNADELSLLQQSESTCGDFLALPEECAVCFGQKANTVMLPCCHANFCSHCSLEIFHTTRCCPLCRQEVKKIIPISVLAKGESPEVWLE; encoded by the exons GTTCAGATGGCCCAAGCCAGCCTCCCAATGGTCCCCTCTTTTTCCACCCTTACCTCAAAGGCTCCCAGGTAATTATGGACGAGTCCCACTGCATAGCGAGCAGAACAGCCACATTTTGCAACGGCATTGTCTTCTCCAGCCGGCCTATTGAACTTTATGAGAAGGTGACTTTGAAaatcttaaaggaagaaagcaggtggaCTGGGGGCCTAAGGGTGGGCTTCACTTGGCAGGATCCCTCCCTCCTGGAGCCCAGTGTGCTGCCTCCCTATATTTGCCCAGACCTGGTAAACCAAGGGAGGTGTCGTGCAGGTGTCTTACCGGAAGAATGTGAAGCAGAAGGCACCATTGTCAGCTTCTGGGTGGACAACCAAGGCTATGTTTACTGCAGCACCAATGAGAAGCCAGAGGGTTTCCTGGTGATAAGTGGCGTCTTGGTCACAAGCCCTCTCTGGGCTGTTGTGGACATCTATGGAAGGACCAAGGCACTCCAGCTTTTGG ATCCCTCCAGCCTACCAACAAATGCTGATGAGCTCAGCCTTCTTCAGCAGAGTG AGTCCACCTGTGGGGATTTCCTTGCCCTTCCTGAGGAATGCGCTGTATGCTTCGGGCAAAAAGCCAACACAGTGATGCTTCCTTGCTGTCATGCCAACTTCTGCTCCCACTGCTCACTGGAAATTTTCCATACCACCCGTTGCTGCCCATTGTGCCGGCAGGAAGTAAAGAAAATTATTCCCATCTCTGTTTTGGCAAAAGGAGAGAGCCCAGAAGTCTGGCTGGAATAA
- the NEURL3 gene encoding E3 ubiquitin-protein ligase NEURL3 isoform X1 — protein sequence MESKPNQDLVLPVVTPNGSLTFCGILSNMLSVLLCGRESQSRTWMSLKAQCVHNVRHRIPLPENPATVTGEMSSVSHHSCHETFCKESAFCKETVACTLIILLIMVSLMSPTGSDGPSQPPNGPLFFHPYLKGSQVIMDESHCIASRTATFCNGIVFSSRPIELYEKVTLKILKEESRWTGGLRVGFTWQDPSLLEPSVLPPYICPDLVNQGRCRAGVLPEECEAEGTIVSFWVDNQGYVYCSTNEKPEGFLVISGVLVTSPLWAVVDIYGRTKALQLLDPSSLPTNADELSLLQQSESTCGDFLALPEECAVCFGQKANTVMLPCCHANFCSHCSLEIFHTTRCCPLCRQEVKKIIPISVLAKGESPEVWLE from the exons ATGGAAAGCAAACCCAACCAGGATCTTGTCCTGCCGGTAGTGACACCTAATGGTAGTCTCACATTTTGCGGGATCTTGAGCAACATGCTAAGCGTGCTTCTTTGTGGTAGAGAAAGTCAGAGCAGAACATGGATGTCATTAAAAGCACAGTGTGTACATAATGTTAGGCACAGAATTCCACTTCCTGAGAATCCTGCCACGGTGACTGGGGAGATGAGCAGCGTTTCTCATCATTCCTGTCATGAGACCTTTTGCAAGGAAAGTGCCTTTTGCAAGGAAACTGTAGCGTGCACCCTTATAATTTTATTAATCATGGTGTCCCTTATGTCTCCCACAGGTTCAGATGGCCCAAGCCAGCCTCCCAATGGTCCCCTCTTTTTCCACCCTTACCTCAAAGGCTCCCAGGTAATTATGGACGAGTCCCACTGCATAGCGAGCAGAACAGCCACATTTTGCAACGGCATTGTCTTCTCCAGCCGGCCTATTGAACTTTATGAGAAGGTGACTTTGAAaatcttaaaggaagaaagcaggtggaCTGGGGGCCTAAGGGTGGGCTTCACTTGGCAGGATCCCTCCCTCCTGGAGCCCAGTGTGCTGCCTCCCTATATTTGCCCAGACCTGGTAAACCAAGGGAGGTGTCGTGCAGGTGTCTTACCGGAAGAATGTGAAGCAGAAGGCACCATTGTCAGCTTCTGGGTGGACAACCAAGGCTATGTTTACTGCAGCACCAATGAGAAGCCAGAGGGTTTCCTGGTGATAAGTGGCGTCTTGGTCACAAGCCCTCTCTGGGCTGTTGTGGACATCTATGGAAGGACCAAGGCACTCCAGCTTTTGG ATCCCTCCAGCCTACCAACAAATGCTGATGAGCTCAGCCTTCTTCAGCAGAGTG AGTCCACCTGTGGGGATTTCCTTGCCCTTCCTGAGGAATGCGCTGTATGCTTCGGGCAAAAAGCCAACACAGTGATGCTTCCTTGCTGTCATGCCAACTTCTGCTCCCACTGCTCACTGGAAATTTTCCATACCACCCGTTGCTGCCCATTGTGCCGGCAGGAAGTAAAGAAAATTATTCCCATCTCTGTTTTGGCAAAAGGAGAGAGCCCAGAAGTCTGGCTGGAATAA